The Lepus europaeus isolate LE1 chromosome 1, mLepTim1.pri, whole genome shotgun sequence genome contains the following window.
CCAACTCCAGTTTGTGGGGAAAGTCCCTAGGACAAAAAAGACAGCTCATTAAACAAAATGCAGTGAAAGGGGGGTAAAGGAGGTGTGGATTTAATCCATGGATTAAAATAGACTCAAGAGGCATCTCAACTCACTGTATTTTCTGAATCTTACTTGGATGCTAGTTCCAGTagacttttaaaaactatgaGAAGCCTTTGGGCTCTCTGAGCACCACCATGGTGGTTGGCAAGAACAAGCACCTtacaaaagggagaaaaaagggCTCAAAGAAGAAAGTGgttgttccattttctttttttttttttaagctatcatGTCAAATTTTATTGATTCTTCCTTTCATAGGTCATGAAGCCTTCTTCCACCCAGTGTTCAGCTATGTGAGTTGTGACAGATATTGCGGCGATAAGAGGACCCATCTCATTGTGCCCTCTTGAACTTCTAATACATATTCTTCTTGAGTATGATAGCatggttgtttcttttttaattttttaacttttatttaatgaatataaatttccaatgtacagcttatggattacaatggcttccccctcccataacttccctcccacccgcaaccctcccctctcctgctccctctccccttccattcacatcaagattcattttcaattctctctatatacagaagatcaatttagtatatattaagtaaagatttcaatagtttgcacccacatagaaacacaaagtgaaacatactgttggagtactagttatagcattaaatcacaatgtacagcacattaaggacagagatcccacatgaggagcaagtgcacagtgactcctgttgttgacccaacaaattgacactctagtttattgcaccagtaaccaccctaggctctcgttatgagttgccaaggctatggaagccttccaagttcgccaactctgatcatatttagacaaggtcgtaaaagacagggtgaggatagtaaccaatgatcctaagagtggcattaaccaggtctgaacaattatacagcattaagtggggaagaggaccatcagtacacacatgctgagagtagagccattggtggtagaggttatgattacaaaggaatgaggcccaagtgcgctagacagggtctagaacaaaggacagagtcattattagaggagctaagaaaggtgctgtctaagctacaattaagttttctgattgagaggcaaatagaacctgatagaaggggcttgataataatctggtgggcgttaggccttgtaagttaagaggcccagacctatctatctcttcacatggggtatatcctaagggaggtgtgaacctcctaggggaaggcactctgttgacttccattacttggctggcctgggaggagagctggccaggtaaaggcagggggcattactctaacaagaaacttacagttctgcctgcaatgttgctgaccctacgtggccgtcccctcagctgcagtggtcactttggaagttgggctgagtgaagggcttttcagcttagagccaataagatctgtggctctgacctgggcatccttcgactccagggcaggtccatttccagtgatcgaactcttggcagagctgccagggctcttcacaagctgacttctgctgaagcccaggcttaccacattgaaagccactgcagtggactggcctgttgggtctccttgagggcagatcactgtacagatcagccattcataggcctgccacccattgcttctgatgcctagctttcttttcctcctggtttgtgttaaagcagaccagaggatgcaagatgcaagtcaagggagtgcctgttcCATTTTCTAAGAAAGATTGGTATTGATGTGAaagcacctgctggttcaataaaatattggaaaaacacTAATGAGGATTCAAGGAACCAAAATTGTATCTGATGGCTTCAAGGGCTGTGTGTTTGAAGTGAATCTTGTTGGTCTGCAGAATGATGAAGTTGCATTTAGACAGTTCAAGTGAATGACTGAAGATGTTCAAGGCAAAAACTTCCTGAGCATGGATCTTACCTGTGACAAACGTCTTCCATGATTGAAGCTCATGATGATGTCAAATTACTGATGGATTATTTACTTCATCTGCTCTGTGTTGGTTTTGCTAAAAATCACAACAGGCCCACCATTCTCGAAGATGGAAATTATGACCAAAAAGGTGTAAACAAGTGACTTGAAAGAAATGGTCAATGAGTCACCTCCAGACAGCATTGGAAAAAGACATGAGGAGCTCTGCCCATCTATCTACCCACTCCATGTTGTCATCAGCAGAAAAGTAAAAATGCTGAAGAAGCCCGAGTTTGAGTTAAAAAACCTTGCTCAGCTTCATGGTGATAGAAGTTGTAGAAAAGCCACTGGGGATGAGACGGGTACTAAAGTTGAATGAACTGATGGATGTGAACCATCAGTCCAagaatatgtttaaaatttagaCTTTAATAgtgggaaataaataaaaagtcctaTTTGTGAAGCTTTGCttctaaaaaaaattgaagatcaAAGAAATGTGCCCATTGATTGGATATTTGATTACATTAAATTGGTTTAGGTGTGAAGGAAAAAAATCGATGAAATTTGGGTTTCCTTTAGTATATGGTGAAAATAAACACTAActtttgatttctggtgtttcatcATAGGACAAAGCTCAACGATAACGTGAAGTTGTTTGTAGTGGATGCTAATACCCCTCGTGAAGAAACGAGAGATGGATGATTTATTTTCTAACTTCATCTGCCTTTAGttcttgaattttttgttttgaaatatacttttaattttcacGGATATACATAGTAATCATTatgtatttatggagtacagtgtgacatttcaatgcaTGATCAAATCGGAGTAACTGGCATATCTACACCCTCaggcatttatcatttctttgggtTAGTAGCTGTAAATTCTCTCTACTAGCTATTGTGAAATATTCAATTATTGTCAACCATATTTATCCTGCCATGCTGTGGAACACTAGAGCTGATTTCTCCTGTCCAGCTGCACCCCGGTATCTGGTACCCATCCTCTCGCCATCCTTACCTCCCCTAAACCCTTTCTAGTCTCGGGTGACCACTGTTTTCTTCTCCACTTCTGTTAGATCAACTTGTTAGCTTCCATGTATGAgtgaaaacagtatttttaaaaaagatagttatttatttgaaagtgttaccaagagaggagagacagatttcccatctgctggttcactcccataagtggccacaatagctagggctgagccaggctgaaatcaggagccaggagcttcatgcagatatcttacgtgggtagcaggggcccacatactggGCCATCCTATGCTCCTTTTTCCctggctattagcagggagctgaatcggaagtggaacagccaggacatgaactagtgcccatatgggatgctggcattgcaggcagtggctttacctgctgtgccagaacaccTGCCCCAAAACATGCACTATCTGTTGTTcagtgcctggcttattttacttaatagtgTCTTCCAGGCTTATACATGTTGTCCCAAATGGCAGGATCTCCTAACGGTATTCtatgcacatacatatattttacataagaCGAGAGATTCAAATGTCAAAATCTCTTGAAAAGGAGTTTGTCCTGAGCACAAACATACCAACCTTAGATTTGTgataaacagagaaaacaaaaaactatggaCTATACTCCGAAGATAATGAAAAACTTTGATAATTTTCTGTATTTGGCAACCAGAAAACCAGAGAAGCTAGTTCTTTTAAGTCTGTTTAAATCAAGACAAAGATACTAATCCAAATgatttgaaaaggcatttttgttttgttattttggcTAGTATTCCTTTGGGCAAAATTATGAATTCATACAAACAGAAGAATTGAAAGGCAGTTTTTCTCTGAAAGTACTTAATTGTTAGCCCTAATGTGAATCTCTTAGAGTGAACCTATAGAGTATAATCTTTCCATGTCTTTCTGGATATTCTACATACTCACATATATTCCATTTCTCTGTGTATATCTACATTTTTTCCATACACATTAAACCAGTCAATATAGAAAAACCTTTAAAAGTGAGACTGTATTGGGATATATGTTGAATTGGCACATGGGTAATTATGACTTGGAGTACTCCAGTCCCAAGGACCCATTCCAGTGAATGGAATTTGCCTTGTGTGTATGAGCTTCATGGAGAAGgtgaattaaaagctaagtttcagggtgggcatttgtcacaatgattaaaatgctgcttgggatgcttgcatcccatgtcagagtgcctgggtttgtcatggctctgcttccaattttagcttcctgctaatgcacaccctaggaggtagcaagGTGATGGCTTATGTAGCTGGGTTGCTTCCACagatgtggaagatccagattgagtttcttttttctttcccgaCTAAGGGAggtcagggaaatgcaactcgTTTTATTAGAACTCCTTAAACTCGCAGTTAACACAGAGGGGGGAAAAACCAAACACCCGCAGCGTTCTGCCCCCAGCTTCTAGGGCAGCAGTAGGACCTAGAAGAGTAGAATTATTGAGGGATCTGCACTTGAAGCCCTGGTTCTTGCTCTTGGCTCTTCATAACTTGGTAACCGGGTCCTCGGCAGCCTCGCGCACCTCGACTGGAGACCGCTGCGTGCCGGCCTCCTGCGCCTGGACCTTCTCTGAGCTTTGCACCCGGAGCTGGCGGTGATAGTCGGCCAAGTTCATGATCAGCTTGGATACATCCTTCTGAAAATAAGGTCGCCCACATTTCAAGATCTCAGCTTCGCCGTCAGGGTCCCATCGGTTCACATGAAGCAGGGTGTGGGAGACACACTCGACGTGCGGGATGTACTCCCCGCCGGGGCCGAAGATCGCTTCCACCAGCCAAGCCTCCAGGTGAACTGCCTTCGGACTCTTGAGGAACTCGGAGTGGAACCAGTTGGGCAGCTTGGTGAGGCTCCCGAGCACCTGGAACAGCTCCCCTTCTCgctgctgcagctgcaggagcGTCTGAAAGCGCTTGGGAGTGGCCATGCTGCGGGAGCCTGGCAGGGGGCCACCGCGCTGCAGGAAACCCAGAGCGGCACCGGAGGTAGGGGCACACGGAGACAGCgagcccagattgagtttctgattttggtctggcccagctgtggctgttacaggcatcgggggtgggggtgggggtgggggtggggtgaaatGGTTGGGTAgatctgtctctttttgtctctgtctctctgtgcccttcagataaaaataaaccaCTAAAAATTTGTAAAAGTAAGTCACTTTCATGTAAGAAaaatttgagatccatgcatagtttttttcctaAAATGCTTTTTGAGGACCTTAATTAGAGTGCCCCTTTTACCAGGGCATGGGTGTGGAATACATCTCCAAATATATGACTTAAGCAAGTTCCCCCCAGTTTCTCATGGCACTATACACACAGGAAAGCTTTGAGAAAAGCTCAGGGAGTAGGGTCAGGCAGGGGTTCTTTCCATGATGATTGCAGGGGCTGGCTGCAGGGTTCTTAGGGGCTCTTGCcttcctctttattttctttgttctccTCTCTGGCATCTGAGTTTGGGAGAGAGAAGACAGCATGTTCTTACTTCCCAAGCTGGAAGGCTCTGTCCACATGATCTCTTATTTTCAGCCCTTGCCCCAAAGCTCCAGGCAGTCAGCTGCCTGAGGAGTGGTTTGGATGAAGCTGATGGAGCCTTCCTAGCCCCTTCTGCGTCTTCAGCCAGTAGTCTAGGTCAGCACCTGAAGGAACTAAAAATAGCTGGCAATGTTCTTGCTCGTCATTCTCAAGTGGCTGGGTCAGATGAGGCACCAGGAAAGGAAGACACGGAGCCTGTGTGCATTTCCAAGAACTGCACATGCCTATTTACTGAAAGTCTGAGTTTTGGGAACTGAAAAGCAGTGGATGCATGTCCATCCACAATTCTACGCATGAGATCCTTGTGCACACAATGACCAAGCCCCACCAGACCTCATGGGAAAACAGTGCTAACTACGTGTGTAGAGGTTCTCCAACATGCTTCCTGAAGGAAGTGACTAGCAAGCCAGATATGGAGTGAGATACTGCCTGAGGACAGGCACAAGGGAAGGGAGTGAAGAGAAAAGTGCAGTGTAGTCCGGATGAGATGGTGGTCTTCTGTGTGGCTGCAGGCTAGTACTGTATAtcagtgttcatttttttttaacccataaAGTAGGAATGATGTTCCTCATAGAGTTGTTGAGATGATGAAGGGAGGTTACCCTGGCATAGCGTTGGCAAGCATAAATGGGCACTGCTTTCCCCGCCACTCGTCTTGACACAGGAAATGGCAGAGTGAGAAATGTATCCACTACATTTCTGAAGGTCATCTGGTTAAACCTGGAGACCCTAAGCTTGGCATAGGAACCCACTTGGGTTAGAGCTTCCTGGAGAGCTATAATCTTGTGACTGTGAGACGGAGGTGGTCACATGATGCTGTCCTGGGCCAGTTtaggtcagtttttttttaaacattgtttttttgaaagttacacagagagaggcacagagagagagagagagaggtctttattcactggttcactccccagttggctgcaacagccggagctgagccgatccgaagccaggtctcccacgtgggtgcaggtacccacacagttgggccatcttctgctttcccaggccatagtagagttggattagaagtggagcagccgggactcgaactggcacccatatgggatgctggcactgcaggcggtggctttacctactatgctacagtgctagcccctaggTCGGGTTTTTAAACCACAGGTCATAACCATTGGTGATCCAAGAAATCTACTTTTGAGCTAAaagtagcagaaaaaaaaaaaaaaccagaacagAGTAGGAGAAAACCACACGGAACAGATGTAGAAATATCAGAATGGATtgcatggctggaagccaggtgaccccatggcccaatCACCAGTGTTGGCTCCATCCCtcatgggattcactgctcctacttccctgctccACCCCACAGCAAAGTTTTaggaggacctgttcctgaacacgtggctctctgtctcttgatttctctctctctctctctctcgctctctctctctctgcctctgtgtctcttgatctctctctttctctcttgatctctcttatactctccttcgCCTTCTTTGCCTTCTTTGACCCTTCAGTCTGTCAGGTTCCCCCCAATAAACGCTTCCccttaaaaaaaatggattgCATAAAGTCAGGGTTTCagaaatgtgtgtgcatgtgtgtgtactgcATTGCAGTGTCAAACACGTTTCTTACTGAGGAGTTTGgtcaaaaaagtgaaaataaagataCAAGAACGATGGCCTGGAGGAGCTAGGATTTTGTCCTGTGTTCTGACTACTCAGGCCTTCTGGGCAGTGCGTTCCTGTGGACGGCTTCATGTTGCCTGCAACAGTTTTGGAGGGCTACTGGGAAATGACTTAATTTGACTTAAACAGATGGGAATGCTGTCTGGAATTGCCTGCAAGATACAGATGACTGAGGGCCACTTGAATGAGTGACCAGTTGCCAGTTATGATTCTTCGCCTTAAAAAGCCCTAACGTTTGCAtggtcaagtcctagctcctctgctttcaatccagctccctgataggccatctgctgccttcccagatgccttaagtgtttgggcccctgccagccacatgggtgactcagatggagttctgggctcctggattcacttGTCCCAGCCCTCTTccctttggccatttggggagtgagccagcagatggaagatctctttgtctctccctctccctctttcattctacctttcaaattaaaatctcaaaaacaaaaggtATCCCTGGGTATAATTTCGGACTGAAATTTGCTTTTTATCTCTTTGCTGTATATATGAATTGATCTCTGTTCCTAATTTCAAAACTAGAGAGGAGTGAGGTAGTCTCTCTTGTCTTCCACACATaggtgcacacacactcatacatgtaCCTATGTATACACATCAACACAGAACACGAAATCCATGTGCCTTTTATTCTGTGGCCCTCAGTATTTTTTCAAGGGCCAGCAGCTCTTGAGAGTAGAAAGTTCTCGTCACTCACCTCCACCAGCTGGCAACACTCCTTGTCTCTAGAGGAGTCAGGGTGGCATCCCGGACTTAGGAGACCAGCAATGGTGATTCGTTCAAACCACCTGTTGTCATTTGTTGATAACAAAAGCAATACAGTCCTTACACATTGTAGGGAATACAGGTGACACAGAAAGTTTATGCCTAGAACCTTTTGTGCATGGACATCATTGCTAAAAACCTCTGCAGAGCCTGCTTTTCCCCAGTTATCACACATTGAGGGGGAGATGCAGGTTTGGATGGGTTAACGTTGGTAGATGTGCAGAGGCTGAGATTGTACGAATGTTGCCCTTTGCTCCCTGTGGGGGAAAATAACAGCAGCCATGCTGTCCTTGGGCAGGCTAGAGTGAGGACAAGTTTTGCAATGCTTGCAGAATCATTGCTGGCCTTGCGGTATAAGCAGAAGACCGAACACTGCCGGGAAGGTTTTGAATGGAGGGAGGTCTGTAGCACTTAGGTGAGCAGTGGTGCACGGAGAGCTGTGGCTCCCCACCAGAGATGACGTGTGCTCAGGAATTCTCTGGTGATTCATATAAAAGGCACAGACCCTTCCACAATCAGAATTTCAGGAGTAAATGTGTGTGGTTGTGGAAAGCTCTGTAGGTGATCCTGATCCTCTCCACCCACCGCTACAAATGATAGCACACATAATCACTGGTAGGAGATACAGAGAGTAGATGTGAAAACTAGAAGCTGGAGGCAAGAGGGTGCTGTAGAGGAACCAAGGGCAGGAGCTAGCTACTTTTGAGAATGCGACTTTACCTGCACCATGCTGTCCTCTGACATTTCTAAATGTGGCTTCCTGGACATCATCATcacaggggagacagagagcgagctttGTGCCCCAGGCACCTTATTCCCAGGGGCTGGTAGAGCTGCAACGTGTGGCTGGAATGCTGTGCTCTGAGTGCCGCATATTGCTGGCACAGTGCTTGGGGCCCGGTGATGCGATGTGGGATTGCAGCCTGCCCCCATCAGGCACCCTGAACAGACGAGGCACCCAATTGAAAGGGAGATGGCAGCAGTCACCCTCAGTGAATTGctctataaaaaatattttccatggttttgcacctttttttttttaagatttatttattcatttgaaagtcagagttacatagaggaaaggcagagagggagggagagggagggagggagggagggagggggagagagggggagagataaactcttgtttatggcgtcagtaatctccctaggctctagtcatgagttgccgaggctatggaagcctttagggttcgccgacttcgatcttattccgacagggtcatagtcaaagtggaagttctctcctcccttcagagaaaggtacttcctaccttgatggccccgttctttccattgggatcacacttgctgagatccttcacttaggtttttttttttttttttttttttttttgccagagtgtcttggctttccatgcctaaaatactctcataggctcttcagccagatccaaatgccttaagggctgattctgaggccagagttcccagcaccatttgttaaagagactgtcttggCTCTGGGATtttttagctcctctgtcaaagataagttggttgtagatttgtggattaatttctggagtatctattctgtcccattggtctacatgtctgtttttgtgccagtaccaggctgttttgattataactgccctgtagtatgtactGAAGTATGTactgtattgtgatgcctctagcttttattgtttaagactgctttagctatttagggcctcttgtgtttccatatgaatttaataattattttttctagatctgagaagaacattgttattttgatgtggatcacattgaatctatactttgcttttggtaatatggacattttgatgttgattcttccaatccatgaacatggaagatttttcattttttggtatcctcttctatttctttctttaaagttttgtgattttggtgtctg
Protein-coding sequences here:
- the LOC133762529 gene encoding KH domain-containing protein 3-like — translated: MATPKRFQTLLQLQQREGELFQVLGSLTKLPNWFHSEFLKSPKAVHLEAWLVEAIFGPGGEYIPHVECVSHTLLHVNRWDPDGEAEILKCGRPYFQKDVSKLIMNLADYHRQLRVQSSEKVQAQEAGTQRSPVEVREAAEDPVTKL